In Sphingobacteriales bacterium, one DNA window encodes the following:
- a CDS encoding TetR/AcrR family transcriptional regulator — protein sequence MIATISDRQLEIIEAAGKILTTSGVSGLTIKNLAKEMKFSESAIYRHFTSKEEIIIALLEYLAKSMDERYTNAISSEQSAEEKFTTLFQNQFSFFKKHPHFVVAVFSDGLMEESQRINETILKIMGVKMKHLMPIILEGQQKKVFTNAITSDELMHIVMGTFRLQMFKWRVANFQFDITRNGDNMIQSVLTLIKSK from the coding sequence ATGATAGCAACAATATCTGACAGACAACTTGAAATTATTGAAGCGGCAGGAAAAATACTCACCACTTCAGGGGTTAGTGGCTTAACTATAAAGAACCTTGCCAAAGAAATGAAGTTTTCTGAAAGTGCTATTTACAGGCACTTTACAAGCAAGGAAGAAATCATTATTGCCTTACTTGAATATCTTGCTAAGAGTATGGATGAACGCTATACCAATGCGATTTCAAGTGAACAATCAGCCGAAGAAAAATTTACAACGCTATTTCAAAATCAATTTTCATTTTTTAAAAAGCATCCGCATTTTGTAGTGGCAGTTTTTTCTGACGGATTAATGGAAGAAAGCCAACGCATCAATGAAACAATATTGAAAATAATGGGTGTAAAAATGAAACACCTGATGCCTATTATTCTGGAAGGTCAACAAAAGAAGGTTTTTACTAATGCAATTACATCCGATGAGTTAATGCATATCGTGATGGGAACTTTTAGACTGCAAATGTTTAAATGGAGAGTTGCAAATTTTCAATTTGACATTACTCGAAACGGTGACAATATGATACAATCTGTATTAACATTAATCAAATCTAAATGA
- a CDS encoding HlyD family efflux transporter periplasmic adaptor subunit encodes MPEIVQKEEHLAIENIFGKPPGWILNWGISLGFIFLIVCFGVAYFIKYPDKLSMTGELIVGQKPIEIVPKVSGLIDSLYAEDKSVVSKGDILLTIQSTLDENSIGQFYDFEKSFKQVESIPDYLKLKSPEELNLGELTPNYANLKQAFLEFQNFLRDASVFVKIDALQKEIEQINKLNKSLNKQGEYHNQDVSLTEKDYNRNVSLEKDGVVATVDRERAESKLLSEKRNLEAFKSNIISNDVRIQQLKTQIAELTAERRNGVNTRLFTLNQQIEDLKSKIAEWQDKYIIKTPISGRIAFNQRIIANDFIKSSEPLITIIPEIRNDQSLTIEGLLPIKSSGTLKVGQKAIVNLENYPSNQYGTVNGIVKDISLLPNEENYRVEIELPEGLKTTYKKEIPIRPSLKANVSINTQEYSLLERIFQNILDITKNRNQ; translated from the coding sequence ATGCCTGAAATAGTCCAAAAAGAAGAACATTTGGCCATTGAAAACATTTTTGGCAAACCTCCAGGTTGGATTTTGAACTGGGGAATATCATTGGGATTTATATTCCTAATTGTTTGTTTTGGTGTAGCATATTTTATCAAATACCCTGACAAATTGAGTATGACAGGAGAACTCATCGTCGGACAAAAACCCATTGAGATAGTACCAAAAGTAAGTGGGCTAATTGATTCACTATATGCAGAAGATAAAAGTGTTGTGTCAAAGGGAGATATTTTACTCACCATCCAATCCACGCTAGACGAAAATAGCATAGGTCAGTTTTATGATTTTGAAAAATCTTTTAAGCAAGTTGAGTCCATACCTGATTACTTAAAACTAAAATCACCCGAAGAATTAAATTTAGGAGAGTTGACACCCAACTATGCCAATCTTAAACAGGCTTTTTTAGAATTTCAAAATTTCCTGCGGGATGCTTCAGTATTTGTAAAAATTGATGCTTTACAAAAAGAGATTGAACAGATTAACAAACTGAACAAATCCCTAAATAAACAAGGCGAATACCACAATCAAGATGTGTCGCTAACAGAAAAGGACTACAATCGAAATGTGAGCTTAGAGAAGGATGGAGTAGTGGCTACCGTAGATCGCGAAAGGGCTGAATCGAAGTTACTAAGTGAAAAACGAAATCTTGAGGCCTTCAAATCAAATATCATTAGCAATGATGTAAGAATCCAACAGCTAAAAACCCAAATAGCAGAACTCACAGCAGAGAGAAGAAATGGTGTAAATACAAGATTATTTACCCTAAACCAACAAATAGAAGACTTAAAAAGCAAAATAGCAGAATGGCAAGACAAATACATCATCAAAACCCCAATATCTGGCCGAATAGCATTTAATCAAAGAATCATCGCAAATGACTTCATCAAATCATCAGAACCACTCATCACCATCATTCCAGAAATCAGGAATGATCAATCTTTAACTATTGAAGGCCTTTTGCCCATAAAATCATCAGGAACATTGAAAGTAGGCCAAAAAGCTATCGTTAATCTGGAAAACTACCCAAGTAATCAATACGGGACAGTCAATGGAATCGTCAAAGATATAAGCCTTCTGCCCAATGAAGAAAATTATAGGGTTGAAATAGAGTTGCCAGAAGGGTTAAAAACGACGTACAAAAAAGAAATTCCAATCCGTCCAAGTCTCAAAGCGAATGTTTCAATCAATACACAAGAATACAGTTTATTAGAACGAATATTTCAAAATATACTTGACATCACAAAAAATAGAAATCAATGA
- the gwsS gene encoding grasp-with-spasm system SPASM domain peptide maturase — protein MKNKEILSLFANCMIVDGHCRSIICDLQRNSYHLIPLSLSNLFVDKRYIHVPTTFENVSREHHDILKDYFEFLLEKELVFELSNISDLDNFPPLNLDWNYPSSISNAIIDVSKDYNHDYSLEFAQLEDLGCRHLQIRFYRTPSIDELELISDLIYGNNFISIQCLFPYDIAILNTIRDIIDNNIKFSSIILYGAPFDKIIYDSGGYGVGTILSTMDNIFDESNCGCIHHKYFSVNIENFTESMSYNTCLNRKIAIDKNGYIKNCPSMQKSYGHVDNTTISDVLKNLKFKALWEINKNRIEKCKDCEFRYICTDCRAYTENPNDIYSAPLKCGYNPYKGEWDDWTSNPLKEQAIQYYNLR, from the coding sequence ATGAAAAATAAGGAAATACTTAGTCTCTTTGCAAATTGCATGATAGTAGACGGTCATTGCCGATCTATCATATGTGATTTGCAACGAAACTCATATCATTTAATACCATTGTCATTGTCTAATTTATTTGTAGATAAGAGATACATACATGTCCCAACGACATTTGAAAATGTAAGTAGAGAACATCATGATATCTTGAAAGATTATTTTGAGTTTTTACTTGAAAAAGAGCTTGTTTTCGAATTAAGTAACATTAGCGACTTAGATAATTTTCCACCGTTAAATTTAGACTGGAATTATCCATCAAGTATTTCAAATGCCATAATTGATGTGTCAAAAGATTACAACCATGACTACTCTTTGGAATTTGCTCAGCTTGAAGATTTAGGCTGCCGTCATTTACAAATAAGATTTTATAGAACCCCGTCCATTGATGAACTTGAACTTATAAGTGATTTGATATATGGTAATAATTTTATTTCAATACAATGCTTATTTCCATATGACATAGCAATATTAAATACAATAAGAGATATTATAGATAATAATATAAAATTCTCTTCAATAATTCTGTACGGAGCTCCATTTGATAAAATAATATATGATTCAGGTGGATATGGTGTTGGTACTATATTATCTACAATGGATAATATATTTGATGAAAGTAATTGTGGTTGTATTCATCATAAATATTTTTCAGTTAATATTGAGAATTTCACGGAGTCTATGTCTTACAATACTTGTTTGAACCGCAAAATAGCCATTGATAAAAATGGTTACATTAAGAATTGCCCCAGTATGCAAAAAAGTTACGGTCATGTGGATAATACAACAATTTCGGATGTATTAAAAAATTTGAAATTTAAAGCGTTATGGGAGATAAATAAAAATAGAATTGAGAAATGCAAAGACTGTGAGTTCAGATATATATGTACAGATTGTAGAGCTTACACGGAAAATCCAAATGACATTTACTCTGCACCCTTGAAATGCGGCTATAATCCGTATAAAGGTGAATGGGATGATTGGACTAGTAATCCATTAAAGGAGCAAGCAATCCAGTATTATAATTTAAGGTGA